In the genome of Bacteroidota bacterium, one region contains:
- a CDS encoding XRE family transcriptional regulator — protein sequence MKGKINYKMITLARESRGITQSNLAKKISNLTQGNLSRIEMGILPINETTLLSIANLLNYPIDFFYKREIQTPISNFYYRKRIMIPKRVLSQIEAQMDIVRLSIDELMNSIELPDFNFPQIDISFKGDPADAARKIRDYLKLPKGPIINIVNIFEKHGIIVYFIDTNCEKFDGITLFTDKNQPIIFIDKKIPNDRKRFTLGHELGHLVMHIPFVIDNFRNEEEEANSFSSEFNMPYLECRNDIINLKYNDLGKLKSYWKLSKAAIIVRAKQLKLITEEKYKYLMIELGRRGERKHESGLDVDIDEPTLIPQMIKIFKNNLNYNTEEISAILGLSISDFNMYFDNNYRKMRIVI from the coding sequence ATGAAGGGAAAGATAAATTATAAAATGATTACATTGGCAAGAGAAAGTAGGGGTATAACTCAATCTAATCTTGCCAAAAAGATTTCCAACCTAACTCAAGGAAACCTATCTCGGATAGAAATGGGAATTCTTCCGATAAATGAAACAACACTATTATCTATTGCTAATTTATTAAACTATCCTATAGATTTTTTTTATAAAAGGGAAATACAAACTCCAATAAGTAATTTTTATTACAGGAAAAGGATTATGATACCCAAAAGAGTCCTATCACAAATAGAGGCACAAATGGACATTGTAAGGCTATCTATCGATGAATTGATGAATTCTATTGAATTGCCGGATTTTAATTTCCCACAAATTGACATTTCCTTTAAAGGAGACCCTGCAGATGCTGCAAGAAAGATTCGAGATTACCTTAAATTGCCCAAAGGGCCAATAATTAATATTGTTAACATTTTTGAAAAACATGGAATTATTGTCTATTTTATAGATACTAATTGCGAAAAGTTTGATGGCATTACATTATTTACTGACAAAAACCAACCCATTATTTTTATAGACAAAAAAATACCTAATGATAGAAAAAGATTTACACTTGGACATGAACTTGGCCATCTTGTAATGCATATTCCATTTGTTATTGATAATTTTCGTAATGAAGAAGAAGAAGCAAATTCATTTTCTTCGGAATTTAACATGCCTTATTTAGAATGTAGAAATGATATAATTAATTTAAAATACAATGATTTAGGAAAATTAAAAAGCTATTGGAAACTTTCAAAAGCAGCTATTATTGTAAGAGCGAAACAATTAAAGCTTATTACAGAAGAAAAATATAAATATCTAATGATTGAACTAGGCCGAAGAGGAGAAAGAAAGCATGAATCAGGTTTGGATGTAGATATAGATGAACCAACTTTAATACCTCAAATGATTAAAATATTTAAAAATAATCTTAATTATAATACAGAAGAAATCTCTGCAATACTAGGCTTAAGTATATCAGATTTTAATATGTATTTTGATAATAATTATAGAAAAATGCGAATAGTAATTTAA
- a CDS encoding HTH domain-containing protein, which yields SERFRKDFGKEIAITFDIILNHPEFSSQQIANEIGKTPRTVENYLAKLKDAGIIVRKGPKLRGHWEIIEKS from the coding sequence TTCGGAAAGATTTCGGAAAGATTTCGGAAAAGAAATAGCCATAACTTTTGATATTATTCTTAATCATCCAGAATTTAGCTCACAACAAATTGCAAATGAAATAGGTAAAACACCAAGAACAGTAGAAAACTATCTGGCTAAATTAAAAGATGCAGGGATAATTGTACGAAAAGGTCCCAAATTAAGAGGTCATTGGGAAATAATTGAAAAATCATGA